TTACGTTAAAAGATGTCAGTTTTTACTAACGTACGCAAATTGTAATTTGAGTTTTGATTTAACAACTCATAAAAGCATAAATACTACAGGAGAGTCTGTGACCCaatattcttaaacattataaaccaaatttactATTTTCAACTGTTATCCTTATTCGCTGATGTGAGATGGTAGTACTAAATACTAAATTTCAAATAGCTactgagttggagataattgaAATCTGAAACTATAGATGTTTTGATATGTTGAAGTATATCTCTAGCTAAGGTAAGATAAATGGTTATCAAATTTGATTCGaagaaaaattgtatttatttgttagtgACTCATCGTACGgatattgtatttatttcaaACATCATATAACTACTGTTTTGGTGTTTATcgaattataaatatttaaagggTCCTTTCATTTATTACTACATAAATGTTAACAAAATTGATGTCACCTTTACTTTAtgcatatcaaatcaaatattgatataaatatttgtcGTCCActtatattcatttttgtgATGTTCGATGAATACGTACAAGAGAAAAGGAAGTCAACGTTACCAAATCCATCGCAAAATGGTTGGTCGGCTCTGGCCTCGTTTATTCCTTATACGACCAGTCGACCACTCATACGGATATCTGTTGTACACACGTACGTACGTGCGCATATATACCTGTCgactttttctacttttttgcATAAATAAGATAACTTCAAACAAATATAGaccacacaaaacaaaataaatagaattaatTATCTGAATTTGATCAACATCTATACATAAATACAACTATTTACAAATTAATAGTTAGGACGTAACCATATACTGTATGTACATGTACCACATATTTTGGATTGCTAGTTGCTAATTCAAACAAGAAGAATGTAGTTTAATTTTCTATTAGATTAAatagaaaacatgattaaaataaattgttgatATTCGAATACGATCGCTAACAAACAATTATGTGTACATATATGGATTAAGTCATACCGTCTGCTCCAATCCACTTGGattattttagggtttgatcTTCTATATAATTAATTCTAGAAagatatccaaaaccaaaatacGCTCATGTCATATAGTTTGACTCAGcaaatcattttaatatttttagtcaaTACATAAATATAGTAATAATTGTAGACCTCTAGTTCTAGTGACTTAGGTTACACACCAACTTCAATAGAAAGAATTGAAccaactaaaattattattgaaccAACCTTTACTGGATTTTTTCTTCATGTCAATCAAATTGAACTTCTTTTTTTACACGATTTGAGTTCAACATAATTTTAAGACCAACATTCTTAAAATCTCGAGATTGTTGATTTGATTCCTTTGACTTGAGATAACGGTCCATCTTGTAAACTTCATTCCATGATATGAAAAGTGAGAACTATGAattattgtatttgtatatcAAAACCATATTGTTTATTACTTTGTTAAACAATTTTTAGTGGAGTGGGCAAAGTCAAAAAAAGGTTTAAcggtatattattttatatgtagAAAGTGTTAGTTAAGTTAAGTGATGGGAAAATTATACCATTTGTCTTCTGATTTTGTCtctataacaattttttaataactttagcTTCCAAATTTCTAATTTCCAATCCAACCTTACACAAATGATGAAACGCGGCCAACTTAAGAATTGGCCCATTGAAGTGCTGATAAGCTGATTCATTCTAAGCCCATTTATGATAAAATCGCGCCGGATTCGGATCGTGCCGGGTCGGACCCTAAAGAAAAGATTTTAATGATTTCTATCTTTTACCTCAGCAAATGGTGGAATTTACTTTTGTTTCCACATCTTTTGTAATAATGCTCAAAACCCCCCAAAATTTTGCTACTTAATGTCCAATATCCACCTACTGAGTTTGAGTTTGCTAAGTTATGATCAGCCTCCAATGAAATTTCAGACTCTCTTAGCTGAACTAGATTTAgatccataaaccctaaattacaTTCCTGTAGATCACTACaaatttcttagaaactaaACCAATCTCTGTTTTCTCACATTAATAATATCACATGATATGGAAGGCAAGAAGAATCTCACTGGCTTATAACATAAACTCTGTTTCATCTGAATCAAATCACATATTCTTAAATTGGAACAACAATAATGAAAATCTTATTTGATCTAGAAAATTTCCAAGGTGTAAATAAACTTATGGATTGCTTCTCATAACTTCCAACAGAAAATCTTTAGTCTGTTCAACATCACAGAGTTCCTCATGTATCTGAACTGAGGAACTAATGAGAATTGCTCCACTTGAAGTTGTTAGACTAATGTCGATGATCTCGAATCCGAGAAACCTCATAACCTCCATGTATTTAGTAAAGATCCCtgctttcttctctgttatgaTCTTTAACCAAAACCTCCTCTCCCCAATCTTACACAACTGCACATTCTCCTGTTCAAGTAAAAAAACTTCGTTTAGCAAAGattaataacaaaaccaatcaagaaaatgtattgaggaaattaatttaaaacctCGATTCcaagcttcttcatctcttcttttagaTGAATTGTTTCAAGTTTAGGTTTAATCATCGTCTGATCAGTTTGTTCTACATCATCAATCTCAGGAGGAGCTTCTTCCATTTCAAAAAGCTTCTCTGAAAGATTCTGAACATTCTTCTGAAGCTCTCCTATGTAAGTAATCGCATCTTCAACAATACTCGCTTTAGTcatctgaaaacaaaacaaagataacaaaacaatcataacCAAAGTAGACACAAAAGTTATAAAACCTGAGATACCGGAATTACGTACGTTGGTGACAATTGGGACATGAGATCTTAGAGCCATAAGCCGAACATGTAGCTTCTGTCTTCTACGTCTCTCTGCTTCAAGATTTGGAGATTTAAagctctcatcttcttccatattCTCTTCTGTTACTTGTCTCCTACGTTTCATCCTGTCTGGTTCTTGAAATATGCTTCCTCCAcccatttttatgttttcttcgtcttctcctctaataaatatttttcagacaaaagtattcttttttattttttcttgtttatgtgaTGGTGGTAAAAGACATGAGTTATATAGTTGTTTCTCATGTAGAGAGAAGTCTGTTAGtggagagagaagagacgaGAATAGAGAGAGAATCTCAGTCTCAGTTTGTTATATTATTGATGTGATTTCAGTTAGAGTCAAACGTAGAGaatgaaaattacaaatttttattatatgtttttgttttcattattacatagaaaaagagaaagaaaataaaaacaatttatgaCGAATTGAGGAATCTTCTTATTCAAGGGTTCAAAACACGAGTCCTCACAGACAAAGGAATGGTAACATTTCGAGTCCCATCAGTCCAAGTGAAACTACCAAAGAAATAACCAGTGTTGCTCTTATGACTTGACGAAACCCTAACTTTAAACCCAAGTTTCTTCGTGTTCNNNNNNNNNNNNNNNNNNNNNNNNNNNNNNNNNNNNNNNNNNNNNNNNNNNNNNNNNNNNNNNNNNNNNNNNNNNNNNNNNNNNNNNNNNNNNNNNNNNNNNNNNNNNNNNNNNNNNNNNNNNNNNNNNNNNNNNNNNNNNNNNNNNNNNNNNNNNNNNNNNNNNNNNNNNNNNNNNNNNNNNNNNNNNNNNNNNNNNNNNNNNNNNNNNNNNNNNNNNNNNNNNNNNNNNNNNNNNNNNNNNNNNNNNNNNNNNNNNNNNNNNNNNNNNNNNNNNNNNNNNNNNNNNNNNNNNNNNNNNNNNNNNNNNNNNNNNNNNNNNNNNNNNNNNNNNNNNNNNNNNNNNNNNNNNNNNNNNNNNNNNNNNNNNNNNNNNNNNNNNNNNNNNNNNNNNNNNNNNNNNNNNNNNNNNNNNNNNNNNNNNNNNNNNNNNNNNNNNNNNNNNNNNNNNNNNNNNNNNNNNNNNNNNNNNNNNNNNNNNNNNNNNNNNNNNNNNNNNNNNNNNNNNNNNNNNNNNNNNNNNNNNNNNNNNNNNNNNNNNNNNNNNNNNNNNNNNNNNNNNNNNNNNNNNNNNNNNNNNNNNNNNNNNNNNNNNNNNNNNNNNNNNNNNNNNNNNNNNNNNNNNNNNNNNNNNNNNNNNNNNNNNNNNNNNNNNNNNNNNNNNNNNNNNNNNNNNNNNNNNNNNNNNNNNNNNNNNNNNNNNNNNNNNNNNNNNNNNNNNNNNNNNNNNNNNNNNNNNNNNNNNNNNNNNNNNNNNNNNNNNNNNNNNNNNNNNNNNNNNNNNNNNNNNNNNNNNNNNNNNNNNNNNNNNNNNNNNNNNNNNNNNNNNNNNNNNNNNNNNNNNNNNNNNNNNNNNNNNNNNNNNNNNNNNNNNNNNNNNNNNNNNNNNNNNNNNNNNNNNNNNNNNNNNNNNNNNNNNNNNNNNNNNNNNNNNNNNNNNNNNNNNNNNNNNNNNNNNNNNNNNNNNNNNNNNNNNNNNNNNNNNNNNNNNNNNNNNNNNNNNNNNNNNNNNNNNNNNNNNNNNNNNNNNNNNNNNNNNNNNNNNNNNNNNNNNNNNNNNNNNNNNNNNNNNNNNNNNNNNNNNNNNNNNNNNNNNNNNNNNNNNNNNNNNNNNNNNNNNNNNNNNNNNNNNNNNNNNNNNNNNNNNNNNNNNNNNNNNNNNNNNNNNNNNNNNNNNNNNNNNNNNNNNNNNNNNNNNNNNNNNNNNNNNNNNNNNNNNNNNNNNNNNNNNNNNNNNNNNNNNNNNNNNNNNNNNNNNNNNNNNNNNNNNNNNNNNNNNNNNNNNNNNNNNNNNNNNNNNNNNNNNNNNNNNNNNNNNNNNNNNNNNNNNNNNNNNNNNNNNNNNNNNNNNNNNNNNNNNNNNNNNNNNNNNNNNNNNNNNNNNNNNNNNNNNNNNNNNNNNNNNNNNNNNNNNNNNNNNNNNNNNNNNNNNNNNNNNNNNNNNNNNNNNNNNNNNNNNNNNNNNNNNNNNNNNNNNNNNNNNNNNNNNNNNNNNNNNNNNNNNNNNNNNNNNNNNNNNNNNNNNNNNNNNNNNNNNNNNNNNNNNNNNNNNNNNNNNNNNNNNNNNNNNNNNNNNNNNNNNNNNNNNNNNNNNNNNNNNNNNNNNNNNNNNNNNNNNNNNNNNNNNNNNNNNNNNNNNNNNNNNNNNNNNNNNNNNNNNNNNNNNNNNNNNNNNNNNNNNNNNNNNNNNNNNNNNNNNNNNNNNNNNNNNNNNNNNNNNNNNNNNNNNNNNNNNNNNNNNNNNNNNNNNNNNNNNNNNNNNNNNNNNNNNNNNNNNNNNNNNNNNNNNNNNNNNNNNNNNNNNNNNNNNNNNNNNNNNNNNNNNNNNNNNNNNNNNNNNNNNNNNNNNNNNNNNNNNNNNNNNNNNNNNNNNNNNNNNNNNNNNNNNNNNNNNNNNNNNNNNNNNNNNNNNNNNNNNNNNNNNNNNNNNNNNNNNNNNNNNNNNNNNNNNNNNNNNNNNNNNNNNNNNNNNNNNNNNNNNNNNNNNNNNNNNNNNNNNNNNNNNNNNNNNNNNNNNNNNNNNNNNNNNNNNNNNNNNNNNNNNNNNNNNNNNNNNNNNNNNNNNNNNNNNNNNNNNNNNNNNNNNNNNNNNNNNNNNNNNNNNNNNNNNNNNNNNNNNNNNNNNNNNNNNNNNNNNNNNNNNNNNNNNNNNNNNNNNNNNNNNNNNNNNNNNNNNNNNNNNNNNNNNNNNNNNNNNNNNNNNNNNNNNNNNNNNNNNNNNNNNNNNNNNNNNNNNNNNNNNNNNNNNNNNNNNNNNNNNNNNNNNNNNNNNNNNNNNNNNNNNNNNNNNNNNNNNNNNNNNNNNNNNNNNNNNNNNNNNNNNNNNNNNNNNNNNNNNNNNNNNNNNNNNNNNNNNNNNNNNNNNNNNNNNNNNNNNNNNNNNNNNNNNNNNNNNNNNNNNNNNNNNNNNNNNNNNNNNNNNNNNNNNNNNNNNNNNNNNNNNNNNNNNNNNNNNNNNNNNNNNNNNNNNNNNNNNNNNNNNNNNNNNNNNNNNNNNNNNNNNNNNNNNNNNNNNNNNNNNNNNNNNNNNNNNNNNNNNNNNNNNNNNNNNNNNNNNNNNNNNNNNNNNNNNNNNNNNNNNNNNNNNNNNNNNNNNNNNNNNNNNNNNNNNNNNNNNNNNNNNNNNNNNNNNNNNNNNNNNNNNNNNNNNNNNNNNNNNNNNNNNNNNNNNNNNNNNNNNNNNNNNNNNNNNNNNNNNNNNNNNNNNNNNNNNNNNNNNNNNNNNNNNNNNNNNNNNNNNNNNNNNNNNNNNNNNNNNNNNNNNNNNNNNNNNNNNNNNNNNNNNNNNNNNNNNNNNNNNNNNNNNNNNNNNNNNNNNNNNNNNNNNNNNNNNNNNNNNNNNNNNNNNNNNNNNNNNNNNNNNNNNNNNNNNNNNNNNNNNNNNNNNNNNNNNNNNNNNNNNNNNNNNNNNNNNNNNNNNNNNNNNNNNNNNNNNNNNNNNNNNNNNNNNNNNNNNNNNNNNNNNNNNNNNNNNNNNNNNNNNNNNNNNNNNNNNNNNNNNNNNNNNNNNNNNNNNNNNNNNNNNNNNNNNNNNNNNNNNNNNNNNNNNNNNNNNNNNNNNNNNNNNNNNNNNNNNNNNNNNNNNNNNNNNNNNNNNNNNNNNNNNNNNNNNNNNNNNNNNNNNNNNNNNNNNNNNNNNNNNNNNNNNNNNNNNNNNNNNNNNNNNNNNNNNNNNNNNNNNNNNNNNNNNNNNNNNNNNNNNNNNNNNNNNNNNNNNNNNNNNNNNNNNNNNNNNNNNNNNNNNNNNNNNNNNNNNNNNNNNNNNNNNNNNNNNNNNNNNNNNNNNNNNNNNNNNNNNNNNNNNNNNNNNNNNNNNNNNNNNNNNNNNNNNNNNNNNNNNNNNNNNNNNNNNNNNNNNNNNNNNNNNNNNNNNNNNNNNNNNNNNNNNNNNNNNNNNNNNNNNNNNNNNNNNNNNNNNNNNNNNNNNNNNNNNNNNNNNNNNNNNNNNNNNNNNNNNNNNNNNNNNNNNNNNNNNNNNNNNNNNNNNNNNNNNNNNNNNNNNNNNNNNNNNNNNNNNNNNNNNNNNNNNNNNNNNNNNNNNNNNNNNNNNNNNNNNNNNNNNNNNNNNNNNNNNNNNNNNNNNNNNNNNNNNNNNNNNNNNNNNNNNNNNNNNNNNNNNNNNNNNNNNNNNNNNNNNNNNNNNNNNNNNNNNNNNNNNNNNNNNNNNNNNNNNNNNNNNNNNNNNNNNNNNNNNNNNNNNNNNNNNNNNNNNNNNNNNNNNNNNNNNNNNNNNNNNNNNNNNNNNNNNNNNNNNNNNNNNNNNNNNNNNNNNNNNNNNNNNNNNNNNNNNNNNNNNNNNNNNNNNNNNNNNNNNNNNNNNNNNNNNNNNNNNNNNNNNNNNNNNNNNNNNNNNNNNNNNNNNNNNNNNNNNNNNNNNNNNNNNNNNNNNNNNNNNNNNNNNNNNNNNNNNNNNNNNNNNNNNNNNNNNNNNNNNNNNNNNNNNNNNNNNNNNNNNNNNNNNNNNNNNNNNNNNNNNNNNNNNNNNNNNNNNNNNNNNNNNNNNNNNNNNNNNNNNNNNNNNNNNNNNNNNNNNNNNNNNNNNNNNNNNNNNNNNNNNNNNNNNNNNNNNNNNNNNNNNNNNNNNNNNNNNNNNNNNNNNNNNNNNNNNNNNNNNNNNNNNNNNNNNNNNNNNNNNNNNNNNNNNNNNNNNNNNNNNNNNNNNNNNNNNNNNNNNNNNNNNNNNNNNNNNNNNNNNNNNNNNNNNNNNNNNNNNNNNNNNNNNNNNNNNNNNNNNNNNNNNNNNNNNNNNNNNNNNNNNNNNNNNNNNNNNNNNNNNNNNNNTCTCTGTTATGATCTTTAACCAAAACCTCCTCTCCCCAATCTTACACAACTGCACATTCTCCTGTTCAAGTAAAAAAACTTCGTTTAGCAAAGattaataacaaaaccaatcaagaaaatgtattgaggaaattaatttaaaacctCGATTCcaagcttcttcatctcttcttttagaTGAATAGTTTCAAGTTTAGGTTTAATCATCGTCTGATCAGTTTGTTCTACATCATCAATCTCAGGAGGAGCTTCTTCCATTTCAAAAAGCTTCTCTGATAGATTCTGAACATTCTTCTGAAGCTCTCCTATGTAAGTAATCGCATCTTCAACAATACTCGCTTTAGTcatctgaaaacaaaacaaagataacaaaacaatcataacCAAAGTAGACACAAAAGTTATAAAACCTGAGATACCGGAATTACGTACGTTGGTGACAATTGGGACATGAGATCTTAGAGCCATAAGCCGAACATGTAGCTTCTGTCTTCTACGTCTCTCTGCTTCAAGATTTGGAGATTTAAagctctcatcttcttccatattCTCTTCTGTTACTTGTCTCCTACGTTTCATCCTGTCTGGTTCTTGAAATATGCTTCCTCCAcccatttttatgttttcttcgtcttctcctctaataaatatttttcagacaaaagtattcttttttattttttcttgtttatgtgaTGGTGGTAAAAGACATGAGTTATATAGTTGTTTCTCATGTAGAGAGAAGTCTGTTAGtggagagagaagagacgaGAATAGAGAGAGAATCTCAGTCTCAGTTTGTTATATTATTGATGTGATTTCAGTTAGAGTCAAACGTAGAGaatgaaaattacaaatttttattatatgtttttgttttcattattacatagaaaaagagaaagaaaataaaaacaatttatgaCGAATTGAGGAATCTTCTTATTCAAGGGTTCAAAACACGAGTCCTCACAGACAAAGGAATGGTAACATTTCGAGTCCCATCAGTCCAAGTGAAACTACCAAAGAAATAACCAGTGTTGCTCTTATGACTTGACGAAACCCTAACTTTAAACCCAAGTTTCTTCGTGTTCGAAGAGAACACTAGAGTCTCCGGTTCAACAACAATCTTTACACCTTGAGGAGGCTCCACAACAGCTCTATAAACCGAATCAACAGGTCCAACGTTAGTCACCGTTCTCGTGAGGgtcacttcttcttcaaggtcgGGAATTGTGATGGCCGGGTAGTTAAAATCGAGTATAGACGGTAACGGAGACGAGCATCTCGTGGGTTTTCCGACGAGTATAGTGATTGCTGTCTCGTTGTAACCAGAGGCGCAGAAAAAGTGAATGTAATCGTCGACATTCATGTCATAGACAAGTCCCGGATCTTTGGCTCTTTCCATGTTCACGAGTCCTGCACCGTAGTCAAATGGATCAGCCAGTTTCCGTGGTTGTCCCTCCGCAAAGATTGGATCCCCGGATGGATCGGTCTTCCATgctataataacaaaataacaaccaACGTCAGATTAGATTAGCGAAAGAATGGTGGTTGAGGAGAAAGACGTTTTTGATGATTTCAAGAACCTGAAGTCATAATAGCGGATTTAAGCGCGGCAGGTGACCAGTCAGGGTGTAAAGCTTTTAGTAGTACGACGAGCCCCGAAACAACGGGAGTGGCAAAGGATGTCCCTACGCCTAGGATATATCCNNNNNNNNNNNNNNNNNNNNNNNNNNNNNNNNNNNNNNNNNNNNNNNNNNNNNNNNNNNNNNNNNNNNNNNNNNNNNNNNNNNNNNNNNNNNNNNNNNNNNNNNNNNNNNNNNNNNNNNNNNNNNNNNNNNNNNNNNNNNNNNNNNNNNNNNNNNNNNNNNNNNNNNNNNNNNNNNNNNNNNNNNNNNNNNNNNNNNNNNNNNNNNNNNNNNNNNNNNNNNNNNNNNNNNNNNNNNNNNNNNNNNNNNNNNNNNNNNNNNNNNNNNNNNNNNNNNNNNNNNNNNNNNNNNNNNNNNNNNNNNNNNNNNNNNNNNNNNNNNNNNNNNNNNNNNNNNNNNNNNNNNNNNNNNNNNNNNNNNNNNNNNNNNNNNNNNNNNNNNNNNNNNNNNNNNNNNNNNNNNNNNNNNNNNNNNNNNNNNNNNNNNNNNNNNNNNNNNNNNNNNNNNNNNNNNNNNNNNNNNNNNNNNNNNNNNNNNNNNNNNNNNNNNNNNNNNNNNNNNNNNNNNNNNNNNNNNNNNNNNNNNNNNNNNNNNNNNNNNNNNNNNNNNNNNNNNNNNNNNNNNNNNNNNNNNNNNNNNNNNNNNNNNNNNNNNNNNNNNNNNNNNNNNNNNNNNNNNNNNNNNNNNNNNNNNNNNNNNNNNNNNNNNNNNNNNNNNNNNNNNNNNNNNNNNNNNNNNNNNNNNNNNNNNNNNNNNNNNNNNNNNNNNNNNNNNNNNNNNNNNNNNNNNNNNNNNNNNNNNNNNNNNNNNNNNNNNNNNNNNNNNNNNNNNNNNNNNNNNNNNNNNNNNNNNNNNNNNNNNNNNNNNNNNNNNNNNNNNNNNNNNNNNNNNNNNNNNNNNNNNNNNNNNNNNNNNNNNNNNNNNNNNNNNNNNNNNNNNNNNNNNNNNNNNNNNNNNNNNNNNNNNNNNNNNNNNNNNNNNNNNNNNNNNNNNNNNNNNNNNNNNNNNNNNNNNNNNNNNNNNNNNNNNNNNNNNNNNNNNNNNNNNNNNNNNNNNNNNNNNNNNNNNNNNNNNNNNNNNNNNNNNNNNNNNNNNNNNNNNNNNNNNNNNNNNNNNNNNNNNNNNNNNNNNNNNNNNNNNNNNNNNNNNNNNNNNNNNNNNNNNNNNNNNNNNNNNNNNNNNNNNNNNNNNNNNNNNNNNNNNNNNNNNNNNNNNNNNNNNNNNNNNNNNNNNNNNNNNNNNNNNNNNNNNNNNNNNNNNNNNNNNNNNNNNNNNNNNNNNNNNNNNNNNNNNNNNNNNNNNNNNNNNNNNNNNNNNNNNNNNNNNNNNNNNNNNNNNNNNNNNNNNNNNNNNNNNNNNNNNNNNNNNNNNNNNNNNNNNNNNNNNNNNNNNNNNNNNNNNNNNNNNNNNNNNNNNNNNNNNNNNNNNNNNNNNNNNNNNNNNNNNNNNNNNNNNNNNNNNNNNNNNNNNNNNNNNNNNNNNNNNNNNNNNNNNNNNNNNNNNNNNNNNNNNNNNNNNNNNNNNNNNNNNNNNNNNNNNNNNNNNNNNNNNNNNNNTTCAGAGGTAGCTGCTAAAATCGTCACACCCGGGGCTGCTATATCAGGCTGcatcatttattaattttccaaaaagaatTAACAGAAATCCTTGGATACGAAAGAcaagaaatttcaaaacattTGTTTAGAGAAAGAACCTTGAGAATGGCTGGAGAGATTGGATTAGGCCCTCTAGATGAGAATCCGCAAACTTGAGTTGCAATAGGACGTCCCACAAGCGTTTTACCTGCACTAATTTTTATTGTGGGAGAACTGCAGAGACCCCGAGCCATACGAAAAAAATGATCAGTTTAACATACTACTACTGTGTGACCTGGAAGGATCAATcagtaaaaatacaaaacaaaggaTAATATATACCTTGTCGAACGGATGTATCGTAGAATCTTAGCTCCGACTTCATGGTCTACGTAGATGTATGGTTCTTTATACACAGCATCACTTTGTTGATCAGTACTGCGCGCCACGATCAACCCCGAGGCTTGGTTGTTGGTTGAAGCCACCAATGCGCTTGTCATTTCCCAATCTTCTTTCACAAAAGTTAGGAAAACTTTTCCCGGTATGGGAGAGGTGTCGTTTTGATAGTCTTGGAGGTAAACTAAACCAGCAGATACTTCCTTACCTGTATGTTGAGCTTGACCCTGAAACTGTTGGAACCCGGTGAAaagacctgaaaaaaaaaacacattttacgTACTATCATGGTGATGTTATTTCCAAAAGTCATGTCTACATAAAAGGTACGGTCAATGCTAGTTGCAGCGACTGTGAGCAACCACGGAGCTACATTAGACACAGTGGAAGCAGCGGGGCCTGTATTAGAAGCGCCAGCTACAACCGGAATGCCCTTCATCACTGCATGGAAGGATGGAAGCGCTATACTGTCCTCTTCGTATGGGCCAGTAGGAAGGATTCCGCCGATTGAAACCGACAATACATCAACGCCATCGTTTATGGCCTCATCGAATGCCTTGACCATATGCAGAACGGACGAACCAAAAGATTCTCTATCCCAAACAACTTTGTACATAGCTATACGAGCCTTTGGAGCACCGCCTCTCATGACTCCAGGTGCAAGACCACCATATGAGACATTAGGCACGAATGAAGATGCTGCAATTGAAGCGACGGTAGTCCCATGTCCACTAAGACCTCTAGGGGACATATTATATTCTTCCTCGCTGATTCGTTCCCCAGGAAACATCTCATCCCAGCCATCAGTGTAGTACTTTGCTCCTACTAATTTTTTGTTGCAATGCTTTGCTGGGTCAAACTCCTCTCCAGCTACACACTTGCCCTTCCAATGTTTCGGTATCGGTCCAAGCCCTTCATCGTTAAAAGCCGGAGACTCTGGCCAGATTCCAGAGTCAAGAAAACCAATGACAAGATCACTTCCCATGTTGGTCTCATGGAGAATTCCTTTGGGGAAAGTTGGCGAAAGGCCCAAATAATCATAAACTCTAGTGCTCTGCAACTGAACCATTCGATTTGGTGAGACACTGAAAACATCAGGACGATCTGGAAATGACATGAAACAAAACgcatggaaaaaaaaaccagaaaatgtGTCAGAAGGTGTGTATAACAAGTCTTCCCAAGACCTCTTTAAACAATTTCAGTGGTTTTCATATAcactcaaaaacaaaacctgAAAGTTGTTTAGCTTGTGAGTCTGTAAGCCTGGCTGAAAACCCGGAAAATCCATGGTGATAGTTGTAGATGATGGACTTTCGAGCAGCTTCCgggcttcatcatcatcatgtacaAAAATCATTAGCTCGAAAATTCATGAGACATCAACATCATCAGGAAAGCGAAATCAAGAACTCTGTTTCTATATCATATAAACCTTTCGAAAACCGACTCCAATATCCTCTGGTGTGATTCAGAGACCAACTCAGGATCATCGTGTTGCCTCGCACCTAaatgaactatatatatctaCCTCAATccgaaacaaacaaacaaacaaacgttTCATCCATCAATCACAATTTGACCAAACATAAGGACGAaacataagagaaaaaaaaaactagaggaCCAATTTACACATACCTTTCTCTTCTCATTGCTGCTTTCTTGAGTAAACACGCAAAACCCACAATTGAGAATGAACAAGAATACAACAAAAAGACAAGCTTTGGACCTTCCCTTCACAATTCCCATGTTTCTTTAGGGGAAGAATCGCTTCTTTCTTTGTTGGTTTAACCCTTAAAGTCTACATTTTTCATTCTTTAATAGTCTTCTTGGAAAACTTACAGAACAGCAAAACAGACATGAATAGCTAGCAGCAGGTAGTTTTTGCTCACAAAACCAAAATGTCCAATTTTGACATCATAAGACAGTTTTATCAG
The sequence above is a segment of the Camelina sativa cultivar DH55 chromosome 10, Cs, whole genome shotgun sequence genome. Coding sequences within it:
- the LOC104720215 gene encoding transcription factor DYT1-like; this translates as MGGGSIFQEPDRMKRRRQVTEENMEEDESFKSPNLEAERRRRQKLHVRLMALRSHVPIVTNMTKASIVEDAITYIGELQKNVQNLSEKLFEMEEAPPEIDDVEQTDQTMIKPKLETIHLKEEMKKLGIEENVQLCKIGERRFWLKIITE
- the LOC104720216 gene encoding subtilisin-like protease SBT3.12, which produces MGIVKGRSKACLFVVFLFILNCGFCVFTQESSNEKRKIYIVHLGARQHDDPELVSESHQRILESVFESPEAARKSIIYNYHHGFSGFSARLTDSQAKQLSDRPDVFSVSPNRMVQLQSTRVYDYLGLSPTFPKGILHETNMGSDLVIGFLDSGIWPESPAFNDEGLGPIPKHWKGKCVAGEEFDPAKHCNKKLVGAKYYTDGWDEMFPGERISEEEYNMSPRGLSGHGTTVASIAASSFVPNVSYGGLAPGVMRGGAPKARIAMYKVVWDRESFGSSVLHMVKAFDEAINDGVDVLSVSIGGILPTGPYEEDSIALPSFHAVMKGIPVVAGASNTGPAASTVSNVAPWLLTVAATSIDRTFYVDMTFGNNITMIGQAQHTGKEVSAGLVYLQDYQNDTSPIPGKVFLTFVKEDWEMTSALVASTNNQASGLIVARSTDQQSDAVYKEPYIYVDHEVGAKILRYIRSTSSPTIKISAGKTLVGRPIATQVCGFSSRGPNPISPAILKPDIAAPGVTILAATSEXXXXXXXGYILGVGTSFATPVVSGLVVLLKALHPDWSPAALKSAIMTSAWKTDPSGDPIFAEGQPRKLADPFDYGAGLVNMERAKDPGLVYDMNVDDYIHFFCASGYNETAITILVGKPTRCSSPLPSILDFNYPAITIPDLEEEVTLTRTVTNVGPVDSVYRAVVEPPQGVKIVVEPETLVFSSNTKKLGFKVRVSSSHKSNTGYFFGSFTWTDGTRNVTIPLSVRTRVLNP
- the LOC104718198 gene encoding transcription factor DYT1-like encodes the protein MGGGSIFQEPDRMKRRRQVTEENMEEDESFKSPNLEAERRRRQKLHVRLMALRSHVPIVTNMTKASIVEDAITYIGELQKNVQNLSEKLFEMEEAPPEIDDVEQTDQTMIKPKLETIHLKEEMKKLGIEENVQLCKIGERRFWLKIITEKKAGIFTKYMEVMRFLGFEIIDISLTTSSGAILISSSVQIHEELCDVEQTKDFLLEVMRSNP